Proteins from a single region of Chryseobacterium sp. W4I1:
- a CDS encoding KGG domain-containing protein, whose amino-acid sequence MNTRNSNNRRSGNNSSNEENSTLEEVYQLGYDHGYSDASEDEDYDDDFSDYEDYFDDYDNEYDDEDYDDEDEDYDDDEDYDDEDYDDDEDYDDDDDDDNRGRSSRGGNRGSRGGSQDRDSQGRFTSGGRGSSGGSRSGSRSGGSSGSGSGSGSRSGGRGRSSSSSSGSGTSKRGFASMSKSERTRIARMGGEASHGGGRGRSSDSGSGGRSGSSSRTSNSGSGGNNSSGRGRSSNSGSRSGSSSSRSGGNSSSGRGRSSNSGSSSRGSNSGNGTSKRGFASMSKSERTRIARMGGEASHGGGRSSGSGRSGFGGRRNNS is encoded by the coding sequence ATGAACACTAGAAATTCAAACAACCGTAGATCAGGAAACAATTCTTCAAACGAAGAAAACTCAACTCTTGAAGAAGTTTATCAATTAGGTTATGACCATGGTTATAGCGATGCATCAGAAGATGAAGATTATGATGATGATTTCTCAGATTATGAGGATTATTTCGATGATTACGACAATGAATACGATGACGAAGATTATGATGACGAAGACGAGGACTATGATGATGACGAAGACTATGATGACGAAGATTATGATGATGACGAGGACTATGATGACGATGATGATGACGATAACAGAGGCCGCAGTTCAAGGGGCGGAAACAGGGGATCCAGAGGTGGAAGCCAGGATAGAGACAGCCAGGGCAGATTCACCTCAGGTGGAAGAGGAAGCTCCGGCGGATCACGTAGTGGTTCCCGTTCAGGCGGAAGTTCAGGTTCAGGGTCAGGTTCAGGGTCAAGATCCGGTGGAAGAGGAAGATCATCTTCATCCTCATCAGGAAGTGGCACTTCTAAGAGAGGTTTCGCTTCAATGAGTAAATCTGAACGTACAAGGATTGCACGTATGGGAGGAGAAGCTTCTCACGGTGGCGGAAGAGGACGTAGCTCCGATTCAGGATCAGGAGGAAGATCAGGCAGCAGCTCCAGAACGTCAAATTCCGGCTCAGGTGGAAATAACAGTTCAGGAAGAGGACGTAGTTCAAATTCCGGTTCACGATCAGGAAGTTCAAGTTCAAGATCTGGCGGTAACAGCAGCTCAGGAAGAGGACGTAGTTCAAATTCAGGCAGCAGCAGTAGAGGCTCAAATTCAGGCAATGGAACATCAAAAAGAGGTTTCGCTTCAATGAGTAAATCTGAACGTACAAGAATTGCACGTATGGGAGGCGAGGCTTCCCATGGCGGCGGAAGATCTTCAGGTTCTGGCAGATCAGGCTTTGGAGGAAGACGTAATAATTCATAA
- a CDS encoding ferritin-like domain-containing protein, whose translation MATKTQETKTPEAKTLEKSTTSTSEKKMEVDNAVVDKNEMKNSSLHKFFVSSLKDIYFAENAIVDALTKMEEAATTEELKEAFEDHQLQTRKHISRLEKVFKLIEEKPEKKECEAIKGIIKEGEEIIKSTEEGSMTRDAALIIAAQKVEHYEIATYGGLAQLAITMGHDKVADLLEKTLQEEEDTDYNLTEIAETFINFDAEQED comes from the coding sequence ATGGCAACTAAAACACAAGAAACAAAAACCCCGGAAGCAAAAACTCTGGAAAAAAGCACTACATCAACATCTGAAAAGAAGATGGAAGTAGACAATGCTGTTGTAGATAAGAATGAAATGAAGAACTCTTCACTTCACAAGTTTTTTGTAAGCTCTCTTAAAGATATTTATTTTGCAGAAAATGCAATTGTAGATGCACTGACGAAAATGGAAGAAGCAGCAACCACAGAGGAACTGAAAGAAGCTTTTGAGGACCATCAGCTACAGACTAGAAAACACATCAGCCGTTTAGAAAAGGTTTTCAAATTAATCGAAGAAAAACCCGAGAAAAAAGAATGTGAAGCGATAAAGGGTATCATTAAAGAAGGTGAAGAGATCATTAAGTCAACGGAAGAAGGATCTATGACCAGAGATGCTGCTTTAATTATTGCTGCACAAAAAGTAGAACACTACGAAATTGCTACCTATGGCGGTCTTGCTCAGTTGGCCATTACAATGGGACATGACAAAGTAGCCGACTTACTTGAAAAAACACTTCAGGAAGAAGAAGATACGGACTACAATCTTACTGAGATTGCTGAAACCTTTATCAATTTTGATGCTGAACAGGAAGATTAA
- a CDS encoding zinc-dependent alcohol dehydrogenase → MKAAVFHAPGKITCDTIDDPIIKESNDIILKVTSTAICGSDLHMYSGGLPQLRPMVMGHEFMGIVEEVGKGITHLKAGDRVVVPFPVACGGCFFCQHDLPGACENSNPEHYGPEGGILTEKGGALFGYTDLYGGYDGGQAQYVRVPYAHFGPRKVADHLTDEQVLFLTDIFPTGYTGVMWGELKGGETVAVFGAGPVGSMSVKSAILHHAKKVIVIDTLQYRLDQIKKLTGCETILWEDAKSTIEQIRDMTDGRGADLCIDAVGFEPERDLLDRAKAVLNFEKGSIKVLEACMSAVRRGGIVSILGVYPVNYDNFRLGQIFDKGITLKAGQAPVHPIIDQLMKYVENGDVVLDDIITHRLSLDEVAKGYEIFDKKQDGCVKVILDPWKTVDLKTNTNE, encoded by the coding sequence ATGAAAGCAGCTGTTTTTCATGCCCCGGGTAAAATTACCTGTGACACAATAGATGATCCTATCATTAAGGAATCGAACGATATTATTCTGAAAGTCACTTCAACAGCTATCTGTGGAAGTGATCTCCATATGTATTCAGGCGGATTACCACAACTTCGCCCCATGGTGATGGGGCACGAATTTATGGGAATTGTAGAAGAAGTAGGTAAGGGGATCACTCATCTTAAAGCAGGTGATCGTGTAGTGGTACCATTTCCAGTAGCATGTGGCGGATGCTTTTTTTGCCAGCATGATCTGCCTGGAGCCTGTGAAAATAGTAATCCTGAGCATTATGGTCCGGAAGGAGGTATTCTGACAGAAAAAGGAGGTGCTTTATTCGGCTACACCGACCTTTACGGAGGTTATGATGGCGGGCAGGCTCAGTATGTCCGGGTTCCTTATGCCCATTTTGGTCCAAGAAAAGTAGCTGACCACCTTACAGATGAGCAGGTTTTATTTCTTACGGATATATTCCCGACAGGTTATACAGGAGTTATGTGGGGTGAATTGAAAGGTGGAGAGACAGTGGCTGTTTTCGGTGCTGGACCAGTAGGGTCTATGTCCGTTAAAAGTGCCATTCTCCATCATGCCAAAAAAGTAATTGTTATTGATACCTTACAGTACAGACTGGATCAAATAAAAAAACTTACCGGCTGTGAGACCATTCTCTGGGAAGATGCCAAGAGTACTATTGAACAGATCCGGGATATGACGGATGGAAGAGGAGCGGATCTCTGCATTGATGCAGTAGGATTTGAACCGGAAAGAGATCTTCTGGACCGTGCGAAAGCTGTTCTGAATTTCGAGAAAGGATCGATTAAAGTCCTGGAAGCCTGTATGAGTGCCGTACGACGTGGCGGAATCGTTTCAATTTTGGGGGTCTATCCCGTTAATTATGACAATTTCAGACTGGGACAGATCTTTGATAAAGGCATCACTTTAAAAGCAGGTCAGGCTCCGGTACATCCTATTATAGACCAGCTGATGAAGTATGTGGAAAATGGTGACGTGGTCCTGGATGATATCATCACCCACCGGCTTTCCCTGGATGAAGTAGCCAAAGGATATGAGATTTTCGACAAAAAACAAGACGGTTGCGTGAAGGTTATATTAGATCCCTGGAAAACAGTAGACTTAAAAACTAATACTAATGAATAA